The Methylacidimicrobium sp. B4 genome contains a region encoding:
- the sufU gene encoding Fe-S cluster assembly sulfur transfer protein SufU, giving the protein MELDELYREAILDHARHPRNFGDLQGCDRSAAAKNVSCGDAVRLSLRISPEKRIEEIRFSGSGCAISTASASLLTLAVRGKRIEEALQLVASVRRLLTGASEPQDQLSGDLAALAGVRRFPQRVSCAMLSWHALEDALRAGETNSA; this is encoded by the coding sequence ATGGAGCTCGACGAACTCTACCGGGAGGCGATCCTCGATCACGCTCGGCATCCGCGCAACTTCGGCGATCTCCAAGGATGCGACCGATCGGCTGCGGCCAAGAACGTGAGCTGCGGAGATGCGGTCCGACTCTCTCTCCGGATCTCCCCCGAGAAAAGGATCGAGGAGATCCGCTTCAGCGGGTCGGGCTGCGCCATCTCCACCGCTTCGGCTTCCCTCCTGACCCTGGCCGTTCGCGGGAAGCGCATCGAGGAGGCCCTGCAGCTTGTTGCCAGCGTCCGGCGGCTGCTCACCGGCGCTTCCGAGCCCCAAGACCAGCTTTCGGGAGACCTCGCCGCCCTCGCGGGGGTCCGGCGCTTCCCGCAGCGGGTGAGCTGCGCGATGCTCTCCTGGCACGCCCTCGAAGACGCGCTCCGAGCGGGCGAAACGAATTCGGCCTGA
- a CDS encoding SufS family cysteine desulfurase: protein MRPPEELRTDFPALSQAAHGHPLAYLDNAATTQKPKAVLDTVRSFYEKDYANVHRGLYDLSIRATEAFESSRRRVADFIGAASPEEIVFTRGTTEAINLLASTAGRSLLQRGDGVLLTEMEHHANLIPWQMLGSLGIRLSFLPVEDEQGTVDWNRIEEMAKRHRVRLLAFTHVSNSLGKVNPAAEICARARSLGLLTLVDAAQSAGHQRLSVREIGCDFLAFSGHKMCAPTGIGILYGRQELLSALPPYQTGGEMIAEVRLDQSSWKAPPHRFEAGTPNIGGAIGLRAAIDYLQSVGLDMVEKHTSSLAAYAASGLASIPGIRILGPRDHRAGIVSFVLEGVHAHDLVAFLDQEGLALRAGDHCNQPLLRKLGLAATARASFYLYNLREEVDRLVEAVEKTRRYFAG from the coding sequence ATGCGCCCGCCGGAAGAGCTTCGCACCGATTTCCCCGCTCTTTCCCAGGCCGCGCATGGCCATCCGCTCGCCTATCTCGACAACGCCGCGACAACGCAGAAGCCCAAAGCCGTTCTCGACACCGTCCGCAGCTTCTACGAGAAGGATTACGCCAACGTCCACCGGGGTCTCTACGATCTGAGCATCCGGGCAACCGAAGCGTTCGAATCCTCCCGGCGACGCGTTGCGGATTTTATCGGGGCGGCCTCGCCCGAAGAGATCGTCTTCACCCGGGGAACGACCGAGGCGATCAACCTCCTCGCTTCCACGGCCGGCCGCTCCCTGCTCCAGCGCGGGGACGGAGTGCTCCTCACGGAAATGGAGCACCACGCCAACCTCATCCCTTGGCAGATGCTCGGCTCCTTGGGGATTCGCCTCTCTTTCCTCCCCGTCGAGGACGAGCAGGGAACCGTCGACTGGAACCGGATCGAGGAAATGGCCAAAAGACACCGGGTTCGGCTGCTCGCCTTCACCCATGTCTCCAACTCCCTGGGCAAGGTCAATCCGGCCGCGGAGATCTGCGCCCGGGCGCGGTCGCTCGGCCTCTTGACACTTGTCGATGCCGCGCAGAGCGCGGGCCACCAGCGTCTGAGCGTGCGGGAGATCGGCTGCGACTTTCTCGCCTTTTCTGGCCATAAGATGTGCGCTCCGACCGGAATCGGCATTCTCTACGGCCGGCAGGAGCTCTTGTCCGCCCTTCCTCCCTATCAAACCGGTGGGGAGATGATCGCCGAGGTCCGGCTCGACCAGAGCAGCTGGAAGGCTCCCCCGCACCGTTTCGAAGCAGGCACGCCCAATATCGGCGGCGCCATCGGCCTCCGGGCCGCGATCGACTACCTCCAGTCCGTCGGGCTCGACATGGTGGAGAAGCATACATCCTCCCTGGCCGCCTACGCGGCCTCCGGCCTCGCCTCGATTCCCGGCATCCGGATTCTTGGGCCCCGCGACCATCGGGCCGGAATCGTCAGCTTCGTGCTCGAAGGAGTGCATGCGCACGATCTAGTGGCCTTCCTCGATCAGGAAGGCTTGGCACTGCGCGCCGGAGACCACTGCAACCAGCCGCTGCTCCGCAAGCTCGGGCTCGCCGCCACGGCCCGCGCGAGCTTCTACCTCTACAATCTTCGAGAGGAGGTCGACCGGCTGGTCGAGGCCGTCGAAAAGACGCGCCGCTATTTCGCGGGATAG
- a CDS encoding carbonic anhydrase — protein sequence MASTLETILDANRRYAEGFGEKCNLAMPPARRFAILTCMDARLDPAKFAGLAEGDAHVVRNAGGRASDDAIRSLVISYKLLGTREWFVIHHSDCGMETFSDEVMRGLLAKSLDHAVLEADGWHDRGSGPGTSEGQYIDWLTIRNQEESVLEDVRRLRGHPLVPPWIPIYGFIYDVRSGGLLPVPAATKLGSAK from the coding sequence ATGGCTTCAACATTAGAGACAATCCTGGATGCCAATCGGCGATATGCGGAAGGCTTTGGGGAAAAGTGCAACCTGGCGATGCCGCCAGCGCGGCGTTTTGCAATCCTCACCTGCATGGATGCGCGGCTCGACCCGGCCAAGTTTGCGGGCTTGGCGGAGGGGGATGCCCATGTGGTCCGCAATGCCGGGGGGAGGGCGAGTGACGATGCAATCCGCTCCCTTGTCATCTCGTATAAGCTGCTGGGAACCCGGGAATGGTTCGTCATCCACCATAGCGATTGCGGAATGGAGACCTTTTCGGATGAGGTGATGCGCGGATTGCTCGCGAAGAGCCTCGATCACGCGGTGCTGGAAGCCGATGGATGGCATGACCGAGGATCGGGCCCAGGCACTTCGGAAGGGCAGTATATCGACTGGCTGACGATTCGGAACCAGGAGGAGAGCGTCCTGGAGGATGTCCGGCGCCTCCGCGGGCATCCGCTGGTCCCCCCGTGGATTCCCATCTACGGCTTTATCTACGATGTGCGCTCCGGCGGCCTGCTCCCTGTCCCGGCGGCAACCAAGCTGGGAAGCGCCAAATAG
- a CDS encoding acetate/propionate family kinase: protein MADPDKILTINSGSTSLKFALFQMASLERRLLSGKLEHLGAGEGLCEAHDAQGTTVWQERLPLPDHRAGLARFFSWLESVSPTSGLDAVGHRLVHGGPTFGAPRLLTSPVLQKLQDLSGLAPEHLPHELEAVRSIRKLQPDLPQVGCFDTAFHRSMPPWARTYALPLSLRREGLVRYGFHGISCEYLLSVLQTILPTERARGRIVLAHLGGGASMTAVREGKSVDTTMGFTPTSGLVMGTRCGDLDPGIVLYLLRERGLRLTTVARLLSEESGLLALSERSGEMRDLLCAEASDEKAAAAVEIFCYQARKFLGSLAAALGGLDLLVFSGGIGEHAPEIRERICSPLGFLGLQLDPERNQKNEPVISSEASPVEIRVVPTDEERMIARQTRALIRSGRASLEPEKLSADLTPLPRREEGHPFG from the coding sequence ATGGCTGACCCTGACAAGATCCTCACGATCAACAGCGGGTCGACGAGCCTCAAGTTCGCTCTTTTCCAGATGGCTTCCTTGGAGCGGCGGCTCCTCTCCGGGAAGCTCGAGCACCTAGGAGCCGGTGAGGGGCTTTGCGAAGCCCACGATGCGCAAGGGACCACGGTCTGGCAGGAACGCCTGCCTCTCCCCGATCACCGGGCCGGGCTTGCCCGCTTCTTTTCCTGGCTCGAATCGGTCTCTCCGACGAGCGGCCTCGACGCCGTCGGCCACCGCCTCGTCCATGGCGGCCCCACTTTCGGCGCTCCCCGGCTGCTCACCTCCCCCGTCCTCCAGAAGCTTCAGGATCTCTCTGGGCTAGCCCCCGAGCATCTCCCGCACGAGCTCGAGGCGGTCCGTTCCATTCGGAAGCTCCAACCGGACCTCCCCCAGGTCGGCTGCTTCGACACGGCCTTCCACCGGTCGATGCCTCCTTGGGCGCGGACCTACGCCCTACCCCTCTCTCTTCGGAGGGAGGGCCTGGTGCGTTACGGCTTCCACGGGATCTCCTGCGAATATCTCCTCTCCGTCCTCCAGACGATCCTCCCAACGGAGCGGGCACGGGGCCGCATCGTGCTCGCCCATCTCGGCGGAGGGGCGAGCATGACCGCCGTTCGCGAAGGGAAGAGCGTCGACACCACGATGGGCTTCACGCCGACCTCGGGGCTCGTGATGGGCACCCGCTGCGGCGATCTCGACCCGGGGATCGTCCTCTACCTGCTGCGCGAGCGGGGCCTTCGCCTCACCACGGTTGCACGGCTGCTTTCCGAGGAGTCGGGGCTCCTCGCCCTCTCCGAGCGCTCGGGCGAGATGCGCGACCTCCTCTGCGCCGAGGCGAGCGACGAGAAAGCAGCCGCCGCGGTCGAGATCTTCTGTTATCAGGCTCGCAAGTTCCTCGGCTCCCTGGCCGCCGCGCTGGGAGGACTCGACCTCCTGGTCTTCTCGGGCGGGATTGGCGAGCATGCGCCCGAGATTCGCGAGCGGATCTGCTCCCCGCTCGGCTTCCTTGGCCTCCAGCTCGATCCCGAGAGGAACCAGAAGAACGAGCCCGTCATCTCCTCCGAGGCAAGCCCGGTCGAGATCCGAGTCGTCCCCACCGACGAGGAACGGATGATCGCCCGGCAGACCCGGGCGCTCATCCGTTCCGGGCGCGCCTCCCTTGAGCCCGAAAAGCTCTCTGCGGACCTAACCCCCCTGCCGCGAAGAGAAGAGGGCCACCCCTTCGGCTAG
- a CDS encoding site-2 protease family protein produces the protein MRWAWKIGVVRGISIYVHVTFLLLVAWVAVGAYAPRGSLSDAISSVLFLIPLFAIIVLHELGHALTAQRFGIQTRNITLYPIGGVARLERMPDDPRQELLVALAGPAVNVVLALLLYAILLVGGHVESWTDLHWVSGNLLLNLFWINVVLAGFNLLPAFPMDGGRVLRALLASRMDAVRATQIAAAVGQGMALFFGIYGFFGHNPFLLFIALFVWMGAAQEASLVQVRSVLGAIPVSHLMMTEFHTLGPDDPLRIAVHHLLAGYHLDFPVVSDRTVVGILTRNNLVEGLSRFGEESPVEGVMNRDFLTVDASEMADVAIARLQQLGQRSAVVMHNGELAGLLSLENIGEFLLIHGALDQRKRRARTVFPGL, from the coding sequence ATGCGATGGGCATGGAAAATCGGTGTCGTCCGGGGAATCAGCATCTATGTCCACGTCACCTTCCTCCTTCTTGTGGCCTGGGTAGCGGTCGGCGCCTATGCGCCCAGGGGGAGCCTTTCCGACGCCATCTCCTCGGTCCTTTTCCTGATTCCGCTCTTCGCCATCATCGTGCTCCATGAGCTCGGCCATGCCTTGACCGCCCAGCGGTTCGGCATCCAGACGCGCAACATCACGCTCTATCCGATCGGAGGGGTCGCCCGGCTCGAGCGAATGCCCGACGATCCCCGGCAGGAGCTGCTGGTGGCTCTGGCCGGGCCCGCGGTGAACGTCGTCCTTGCCCTCCTCCTCTATGCGATCCTGCTCGTCGGTGGACATGTCGAATCGTGGACCGACCTCCACTGGGTCAGCGGGAACCTTTTACTCAACCTCTTCTGGATCAACGTAGTGCTGGCCGGATTCAACCTTCTGCCCGCCTTCCCGATGGACGGAGGCCGCGTGCTGCGGGCCCTGCTCGCTTCCCGGATGGACGCCGTCCGAGCCACCCAGATCGCCGCAGCGGTCGGGCAGGGAATGGCGCTCTTTTTTGGCATCTATGGCTTCTTCGGCCATAATCCTTTCCTGCTCTTCATCGCCCTCTTCGTCTGGATGGGAGCCGCCCAGGAAGCGAGCCTCGTCCAGGTACGATCGGTCCTCGGTGCGATCCCCGTCAGCCACCTGATGATGACCGAGTTTCACACGCTCGGCCCCGATGACCCCCTCCGGATCGCGGTCCATCACCTCCTGGCTGGCTACCACCTCGACTTCCCTGTGGTCTCCGACCGGACCGTCGTCGGCATCCTCACCCGAAACAATCTCGTGGAAGGGCTCTCCCGCTTCGGCGAAGAGAGTCCCGTAGAAGGGGTGATGAATCGCGACTTCCTCACGGTGGACGCCTCGGAGATGGCGGATGTGGCGATCGCCCGCCTCCAGCAGCTGGGGCAGCGCTCGGCGGTCGTCATGCACAACGGGGAGCTCGCAGGCCTCCTCTCCTTGGAGAACATTGGAGAGTTTCTGCTGATCCACGGGGCCCTCGATCAGCGCAAACGGAGAGCCCGGACCGTTTTCCCGGGCCTCTAA
- a CDS encoding RtcB family protein, which yields MDLAPLQKLSETAWELPPQGTMRVPAIFYGSRSLLEQMDDKVAEQAANVASLPGIVRAAYALPDAHWGYGFPIGGVAAFDPEQGGVISAGGVGFDISCGVRTLLTGLPRGSIAGREEELAAALAREIPAGVGARGKIHLDDSQMDAMLRGGAQWAVESGFGEPEDLDRIEERGCMNGADPAAVSRGAKRRGREEMGTLGSGNHYAELQEVTELYQEEIARAYGLASGDLVISLHCGSRGLGHQIGTDFLREMAAAAEAFGLLLPERELASAPLSSELGQRYLRAMRAGINCALANRQILTDLIRKVFGRFFPDRHLALLYDVSHNTCKEEIHSVEGRPLRLFVHRKGATRALGPGHPDLPVDFAPWGQPILIGGSMGTCSYILAGAQESEARAFSSAVHGAGRRMSRNQAARTWEGKELLGDLERRGILIRARSHRGVAEEAPGAYKDVSAVVEAAEAAGLAHRVARVEPLICVKG from the coding sequence ATGGACCTTGCTCCCCTCCAGAAACTCTCCGAGACCGCCTGGGAGCTTCCTCCGCAGGGGACGATGCGGGTTCCCGCAATCTTCTACGGTAGCCGGTCGCTGCTCGAGCAGATGGACGACAAGGTTGCCGAGCAGGCTGCGAACGTCGCCTCGCTTCCGGGGATCGTCCGGGCAGCCTATGCGCTGCCCGACGCGCATTGGGGTTACGGGTTCCCGATTGGCGGGGTGGCTGCGTTCGACCCGGAGCAAGGAGGGGTCATCTCGGCGGGAGGAGTCGGCTTTGACATCTCCTGCGGGGTCCGAACCCTCTTGACGGGCTTGCCAAGAGGATCGATCGCCGGCCGGGAAGAGGAGCTCGCCGCGGCGCTGGCCCGGGAGATCCCGGCGGGAGTCGGGGCCCGGGGGAAGATCCATCTGGACGATTCCCAAATGGACGCGATGCTCCGGGGCGGGGCGCAGTGGGCGGTCGAATCGGGCTTCGGCGAGCCTGAGGATCTCGATCGAATCGAAGAGCGGGGCTGCATGAATGGGGCCGATCCCGCCGCGGTCTCTCGGGGAGCGAAGAGGCGCGGGCGGGAGGAGATGGGAACGCTCGGCTCGGGAAACCATTACGCCGAACTCCAGGAAGTCACCGAGCTCTATCAGGAGGAAATTGCCCGAGCCTACGGCCTCGCCTCGGGCGATCTTGTGATCTCCCTCCACTGCGGCTCCCGAGGGCTGGGACACCAGATTGGCACCGACTTCCTGCGCGAGATGGCGGCCGCCGCGGAAGCTTTCGGGCTTCTGCTGCCGGAGCGGGAGCTCGCTTCCGCCCCCCTTTCTTCCGAGCTGGGCCAGCGCTATCTTCGAGCGATGCGCGCCGGCATCAACTGCGCCCTGGCCAACCGGCAGATTCTCACCGATCTGATCCGGAAGGTCTTTGGGCGATTCTTCCCCGATCGCCACCTCGCCCTCCTCTACGACGTCTCCCACAATACCTGCAAGGAGGAGATCCATTCTGTCGAGGGAAGACCCCTTCGGCTCTTTGTCCATCGGAAGGGAGCGACGCGGGCGCTAGGCCCGGGCCACCCCGATCTTCCCGTCGATTTCGCTCCTTGGGGACAACCCATTCTGATCGGAGGGAGCATGGGGACCTGCTCCTACATCCTCGCCGGGGCTCAGGAGAGTGAGGCAAGAGCCTTCTCCTCGGCGGTCCACGGGGCGGGCCGCCGGATGAGCCGCAACCAGGCGGCCCGGACTTGGGAAGGGAAGGAGCTCCTGGGAGATCTGGAGCGCCGAGGCATCCTCATCCGCGCCCGCTCTCACCGCGGAGTAGCCGAAGAGGCCCCCGGAGCGTATAAGGATGTCTCAGCGGTCGTCGAGGCGGCCGAGGCGGCTGGGCTGGCCCATCGGGTGGCTCGAGTCGAGCCGCTGATCTGCGTGAAGGGCTAG
- a CDS encoding archease, with the protein MAIAQSSLATARARWEHFPHVADVGIRGIGPSREEAFVQAALALTAVITDPRLVVPREPVSIACTAPSGESLLFEWLNAIIFEMATRRMLFSRFLVALYEDRLEAEAWGEPIDPERHEPAVEVKGATYTELRLFRNPVGEWVAQCIVDV; encoded by the coding sequence GTGGCGATCGCACAATCTTCGCTCGCTACTGCCCGTGCGCGCTGGGAGCACTTCCCCCACGTTGCCGACGTCGGGATTCGCGGCATCGGTCCTTCCCGGGAAGAAGCCTTCGTGCAAGCTGCACTCGCCTTGACGGCGGTCATCACCGATCCGCGGCTAGTCGTGCCGCGGGAGCCGGTGTCGATCGCCTGCACCGCTCCGAGCGGGGAGTCCCTGCTCTTCGAATGGCTCAACGCCATAATTTTTGAGATGGCTACCCGCCGGATGCTCTTTTCCCGATTTTTGGTTGCGCTGTACGAGGATCGCCTCGAAGCCGAGGCATGGGGAGAGCCCATCGACCCCGAACGCCACGAACCGGCCGTCGAGGTGAAGGGAGCCACCTACACCGAGCTGCGGCTCTTCCGCAACCCAGTCGGCGAATGGGTCGCGCAGTGCATCGTCGATGTCTAG
- a CDS encoding Lon protease family protein: MRSDLRLDAQALDRRIDPSRLPFETTAELSESPGVLGQARAMEAVRFGVAMEQPGYNLFVMGPSGIGKRSLVLRFLEERSGGRTIPRDWAYVFAFENERRPRALAFPPGKAGEFAEDMNRFVEDLRVGIPAVFDSDEYRARTQDIEQSFHERRERAFSDLRERAQKDAIALLQTPAGFAFAPLKNGEVLDPESFAKLPDEEKEKIQARVSALQEELTKVIREIPKWRREAQAKLRELNRSLVRSTVSNLLDELKAKYAEMPAICSHLESVERDALKNAENFRIPKEADTLPPGMIPPGIGPDAVDAFLRRYRVNVVIDQCGAKGCPVVLEENPTFSNLFGTVEHIAQMGALVTDFSLIRPGSLHKANGGYLAIDALRLLSHPFSWEGLKRALRSRQIRIEPLGEALGILSTVSLEPEPIPLELKVILLGERSLYYLLHELDPEFSELFKVVVDFEEDVDRSEAIVVSYAQFLADEARKGNLLPLDRGAVARLLEEGSRIAADAKKLSLRGRTMTDLLQEADFWARDASAPIITQAHVEKAVAAAEARSGRIRERLREEVLRGTLLVDSEGESVGQVNGLAVLEAGGVLIGHPNRITARVRFGGGKVVDIEREAKLGGPIHSKGVLILSGFLAGRYVPEEPLSLAATLVFEQSYGVVEGDSASCAELCALLSTLAELPIRQSLAITGSINQKGRVQAIGGVNEKVEAFFDLCRARTLTGHQGVIVPAANVDHLVLRRELLEKVEQGLFHLYAVQTVDQAMELLTGFPAGERNPEGRYPDESINGRVERKLGEFARRARSLASGEAKT; encoded by the coding sequence GTGAGATCCGACCTCCGCCTGGATGCCCAGGCTCTCGATCGCCGCATCGACCCGAGCCGGCTTCCCTTCGAGACGACGGCGGAGCTGAGCGAGAGTCCGGGTGTGCTGGGCCAGGCACGAGCCATGGAAGCGGTGCGCTTTGGTGTCGCCATGGAGCAGCCGGGTTATAACCTCTTCGTCATGGGGCCGAGCGGGATCGGAAAGCGCTCCCTGGTCCTCCGCTTCCTCGAGGAGCGGTCGGGGGGTCGGACCATTCCCCGGGATTGGGCTTACGTCTTTGCCTTCGAGAACGAACGGCGGCCCAGGGCCCTCGCGTTTCCGCCGGGAAAGGCGGGGGAGTTCGCCGAGGACATGAATCGCTTCGTGGAGGACCTGCGCGTCGGCATTCCTGCGGTTTTCGACAGTGACGAATACCGAGCGCGCACCCAGGACATCGAGCAGAGCTTCCACGAGCGGCGGGAGCGGGCCTTCTCGGACCTCCGGGAGCGCGCACAAAAGGACGCGATCGCCCTTCTCCAGACGCCGGCCGGCTTCGCGTTTGCTCCGCTCAAGAACGGGGAGGTGCTCGACCCGGAAAGCTTCGCCAAGCTGCCGGATGAGGAAAAGGAGAAGATCCAGGCGCGGGTCTCCGCTCTACAGGAGGAGCTGACCAAGGTGATCCGGGAGATTCCCAAGTGGCGGAGGGAAGCGCAGGCGAAGCTGCGCGAGCTCAACCGCTCGCTCGTCCGCTCGACGGTCTCGAACCTGCTCGACGAGCTCAAGGCCAAGTATGCGGAGATGCCGGCCATCTGCTCCCACCTGGAGTCGGTCGAAAGAGATGCGCTCAAGAACGCCGAAAACTTCCGGATTCCCAAGGAAGCCGACACCTTGCCTCCAGGGATGATCCCTCCCGGCATCGGCCCTGATGCGGTCGACGCCTTCCTCCGCCGCTACCGGGTAAACGTCGTTATCGATCAATGCGGGGCCAAGGGCTGCCCCGTGGTCCTGGAAGAGAATCCGACCTTTTCGAACCTCTTCGGCACGGTCGAGCACATCGCGCAAATGGGAGCGCTGGTCACCGACTTTTCCCTCATTCGTCCGGGCTCGCTCCACAAGGCCAACGGGGGCTACCTGGCCATCGATGCGCTCCGCCTCCTCTCCCATCCCTTCTCCTGGGAAGGGCTCAAGCGGGCTCTTCGCAGCCGGCAGATCCGGATCGAGCCGCTGGGCGAAGCTCTCGGGATCCTCAGCACCGTTTCGCTGGAGCCCGAACCGATTCCGCTCGAGCTGAAGGTGATCCTGCTCGGGGAGCGGTCGCTCTACTACCTGCTGCACGAGCTCGACCCCGAGTTCTCCGAGCTGTTCAAGGTCGTCGTCGACTTCGAGGAGGACGTCGACCGGAGCGAGGCGATCGTGGTCTCCTATGCGCAGTTCCTGGCAGACGAGGCTCGTAAGGGGAATCTCCTGCCTCTGGACCGCGGGGCGGTGGCCCGCCTGCTGGAAGAAGGGAGCCGGATCGCGGCGGACGCCAAGAAACTTTCGCTGCGTGGACGAACCATGACCGATCTCCTCCAGGAAGCCGACTTCTGGGCCCGGGATGCTTCGGCGCCGATCATCACCCAAGCCCACGTCGAGAAGGCGGTTGCTGCTGCGGAGGCACGCTCGGGCCGGATCCGGGAGCGCCTCCGCGAAGAGGTCCTGCGTGGCACCCTTTTGGTCGACAGCGAAGGAGAGAGCGTAGGCCAAGTCAATGGCTTGGCCGTCCTCGAAGCGGGAGGCGTGCTCATCGGCCATCCCAACCGAATCACCGCGCGTGTACGCTTCGGTGGCGGGAAGGTGGTAGACATCGAGCGCGAAGCCAAGCTCGGGGGTCCGATTCATTCCAAGGGGGTCCTCATCCTTTCAGGATTCCTGGCGGGCCGCTACGTGCCGGAGGAACCACTTTCGCTCGCGGCGACCCTCGTCTTCGAGCAGTCCTATGGGGTGGTCGAAGGGGACAGCGCTTCCTGCGCGGAGCTCTGCGCTCTGCTTTCGACGCTGGCCGAACTCCCGATCCGGCAGTCGCTGGCGATCACGGGATCAATCAACCAGAAAGGACGAGTGCAGGCGATCGGAGGCGTCAACGAAAAGGTCGAGGCCTTTTTCGACCTCTGCCGCGCACGCACCCTCACGGGTCACCAGGGGGTAATCGTCCCAGCGGCCAACGTCGACCATCTGGTCCTCCGCCGGGAGCTGCTCGAAAAAGTCGAGCAAGGGCTCTTTCACCTCTATGCTGTGCAGACGGTCGACCAGGCCATGGAGCTCTTGACAGGATTTCCCGCGGGAGAGCGGAACCCAGAGGGCCGCTATCCGGATGAGAGCATCAACGGACGGGTCGAACGGAAGCTCGGCGAGTTTGCCCGCAGGGCACGCTCCCTTGCGTCTGGCGAGGCAAAGACGTGA
- a CDS encoding Uma2 family endonuclease has product MTTTLGPHTVKEWLATPVGEHWQLIDGNLIMTEESYGNSRLAKEIELEIGFYLRQEPLGTIERNVAFRFPGIANADREGVVPDLCYIPSDELKKANLKANVQEGVVPALVIEILSPSTEKIDLGPKVAIYREAGVQEYWIFDWEGETARIYRFAESAEKPVAVKSFDDTLTTPLLPGFSLELPKMRAALDAIRRHG; this is encoded by the coding sequence ATGACGACGACTCTCGGACCGCACACCGTGAAAGAGTGGCTTGCGACTCCCGTGGGAGAGCATTGGCAGCTGATCGATGGGAATCTGATCATGACCGAAGAAAGTTACGGGAATAGCCGGTTGGCAAAGGAGATCGAGCTCGAGATCGGATTTTACCTTCGGCAGGAGCCTCTGGGAACGATCGAGCGCAACGTCGCATTTCGTTTTCCTGGGATCGCAAATGCCGATCGCGAAGGAGTGGTTCCCGACCTCTGCTACATCCCGAGCGATGAGCTGAAAAAGGCCAATCTCAAAGCGAACGTCCAGGAAGGAGTTGTTCCGGCTCTTGTGATCGAGATTCTCTCTCCGTCGACCGAGAAGATCGACCTGGGACCCAAGGTGGCCATCTACCGGGAAGCCGGGGTTCAAGAATATTGGATTTTTGATTGGGAAGGGGAAACGGCGCGGATCTATCGTTTTGCGGAATCCGCTGAGAAGCCCGTCGCCGTCAAGAGCTTCGACGACACCTTGACTACGCCTCTGCTTCCCGGATTCTCCTTGGAGCTGCCGAAGATGCGAGCGGCGCTCGATGCCATACGGCGGCACGGGTAA